A portion of the Sphaerochaeta pleomorpha str. Grapes genome contains these proteins:
- the murB gene encoding UDP-N-acetylmuramate dehydrogenase: MAINVRNSGEKINLEELLEYEVPLSDHTTIHTGGKADCAAHPSDFEELRSLLSYAEEQQMKVTVLGGGSNCLISDNGIEGLTIVTTHLTRLHISGELFCVRCGLSLDRAIDRSIEAGLSGLENLGGIPGTIGGAIFGNSGANNVQTSDLLYYVDYMTLDGKLHRMQTHADEFSYRKSPFSDHRDFIMYEAGFRLIPTIQTSDARLRKEEAKRKRKLDGQYDNPSLGCVFKNPPGHVAGKLIEECNLKGMQIGGAAISNRHGNIITNFNGKATSQNIFDLIAHIQAVVQKEQHITLEPEIQFIGRW, from the coding sequence ATGGCTATCAATGTACGCAATAGTGGTGAAAAAATCAACCTTGAAGAATTACTGGAATATGAGGTTCCTCTCTCTGACCATACCACCATCCATACCGGTGGTAAAGCTGACTGCGCAGCCCACCCTTCGGATTTCGAAGAGTTGCGTTCGCTTTTAAGCTATGCAGAAGAGCAGCAAATGAAGGTTACGGTTCTCGGGGGTGGCTCGAATTGCCTGATCAGTGATAACGGGATCGAAGGTTTGACCATTGTGACGACGCATCTTACCAGACTGCATATTTCCGGTGAGCTTTTCTGTGTCCGTTGTGGGCTCTCTCTCGACCGGGCAATAGACAGGTCCATCGAGGCAGGGCTTTCCGGTTTGGAAAACCTAGGGGGTATCCCGGGAACAATCGGTGGGGCAATCTTTGGCAACAGCGGGGCAAACAACGTACAGACCAGCGATTTGCTATATTATGTCGATTATATGACCCTCGACGGCAAACTGCACCGGATGCAAACCCATGCTGACGAATTCTCCTACAGGAAGTCCCCTTTTTCCGACCATAGGGATTTCATCATGTACGAGGCAGGTTTTCGCCTCATCCCTACTATCCAGACCTCAGATGCCAGACTCCGCAAAGAGGAAGCCAAGAGAAAACGGAAACTGGACGGCCAGTATGATAATCCCAGTCTCGGTTGTGTATTCAAAAACCCTCCTGGACACGTTGCAGGAAAACTCATCGAAGAGTGCAATCTGAAGGGTATGCAGATTGGTGGGGCTGCCATCAGCAACCGCCATGGCAACATTATTACTAATTTCAATGGAAAGGCAACCTCTCAGAACATCTTTGACCTGATAGCCCATATACAGGCAGTTGTGCAAAAAGAGCAGCATATTACTCTGGAGCCAGAAATTCAATTCATCGGCCGATGGTAG
- the cysS gene encoding cysteine--tRNA ligase has translation MSISLYNTMSRSLEEFKPISKEEVGMYTCGPTVYNYAHIGNLRTYLFEDLLKRTLLHAGYSVKHVMNITDVGHLSGDGDEGEDKIEKMAHKVHKTVWEVADFYTKAFFKDSEALHIIRPEVVCKATDHISDMIALIKRLEASGHTYVNGGNVYFSIDSIPDYGKLARLDLSSLRTAVRDDVTDDSNKKNSKDFVLWFTNSKFGDQAMMWDSPWGRGFPGWHIECSAMSMRYLGEEFDIHCGGIDAIPVHHTNEIAQSEAATGKKWVNYWIHGEFLLDNSGKMSKSKGEFLTLALLIDKGYDPMDYRYFCLGGHYRSQLKFSFESLDTAHTARSNVFDRVIALKREGAKEIPLESEAAKAYAAAFDEHINNDLNTPRALADLWGVLKDDTLLCDEKYTLVLYFDDLFGLGLKDLTVPKEHVVDNPEALALLEQRTQAKKEKNWSLADSIRQQLDALGFLVKDTASGPTLEKKM, from the coding sequence ATGTCTATTTCCCTCTATAATACTATGAGTCGGAGCCTGGAAGAATTCAAACCGATTAGTAAAGAAGAAGTCGGGATGTATACTTGTGGTCCAACCGTATACAATTATGCCCATATCGGGAATCTCAGGACCTATCTTTTTGAAGACCTCTTGAAGCGCACGTTGCTTCATGCAGGGTATTCGGTAAAACATGTCATGAATATCACTGATGTCGGACATCTTAGTGGAGATGGCGACGAAGGTGAGGACAAGATTGAGAAAATGGCACATAAAGTCCATAAGACAGTCTGGGAAGTTGCCGATTTCTACACGAAGGCCTTTTTCAAGGATTCTGAGGCCTTGCATATTATCAGGCCTGAAGTGGTCTGTAAGGCTACCGATCATATTTCCGATATGATTGCCTTGATCAAACGCCTTGAAGCAAGCGGGCACACCTATGTAAATGGAGGGAATGTCTATTTCAGTATTGATTCCATCCCAGACTATGGTAAATTGGCTAGGTTGGATCTATCCAGTCTCCGTACTGCCGTACGCGATGATGTAACTGATGATTCCAACAAAAAGAATAGTAAGGATTTTGTCCTTTGGTTCACGAACAGTAAGTTCGGGGATCAGGCAATGATGTGGGATTCTCCCTGGGGAAGAGGATTCCCCGGATGGCATATAGAATGTTCTGCGATGAGTATGCGCTATCTTGGTGAAGAATTTGATATCCACTGTGGTGGTATCGACGCCATTCCCGTTCATCATACGAACGAGATTGCCCAGAGTGAGGCAGCAACCGGGAAAAAATGGGTCAATTATTGGATCCATGGAGAATTCCTGCTGGATAATTCTGGTAAAATGAGTAAAAGCAAAGGGGAATTCCTTACTTTGGCTTTGCTCATTGATAAAGGGTATGACCCCATGGATTACCGCTATTTTTGCCTTGGCGGACATTACCGGAGCCAGTTGAAATTCTCTTTTGAATCACTGGATACTGCGCATACAGCACGTTCCAATGTATTCGATAGGGTCATAGCCTTAAAGAGGGAAGGGGCAAAGGAAATACCCTTGGAGAGCGAAGCTGCAAAAGCCTATGCTGCCGCCTTCGATGAACACATCAACAATGATTTGAATACTCCGCGGGCTCTTGCCGATCTTTGGGGTGTCCTAAAAGATGATACGTTGCTTTGTGATGAAAAATATACTTTGGTGCTCTATTTTGATGACCTCTTTGGGTTAGGTCTCAAAGATCTGACAGTTCCAAAAGAACATGTTGTCGACAACCCTGAAGCACTTGCCTTGCTTGAGCAGCGCACTCAAGCAAAGAAAGAAAAAAACTGGTCGCTCGCGGATTCGATTCGCCAGCAACTGGATGCGTTGGGGTTTCTTGTCAAAGATACAGCCTCTGGGCCTACTTTGGAAAAAAAGATGTAA
- a CDS encoding RNA polymerase sigma factor — MEIQSNDERAFKQVYEQVFPILMRVVYHVTNNQDLAEEICQEAFIRFFDKGMEFATLDDAKYWLIRVSKNLAINQVKRKAREQGMVEKLKRYPSSHSNNKDGGQVLVEKETCKQVQDAIDMLPEKFRLVIVMKEYTDMDYKQIAQVLHISESNVKVRVYRARKMLESILNQE, encoded by the coding sequence ATGGAAATACAGAGCAACGATGAGCGTGCGTTCAAGCAGGTGTATGAGCAGGTTTTCCCGATTTTGATGCGTGTTGTGTATCATGTCACCAATAATCAGGATCTTGCGGAAGAAATTTGCCAAGAAGCATTCATCAGGTTTTTTGATAAGGGGATGGAATTTGCAACCCTTGATGATGCCAAGTATTGGCTAATCAGGGTTTCAAAGAATCTTGCCATCAACCAGGTCAAGCGGAAAGCGCGTGAACAGGGGATGGTTGAAAAGCTGAAGCGGTATCCTTCTTCGCACTCGAACAACAAGGATGGTGGACAGGTCCTCGTTGAGAAGGAAACTTGCAAGCAAGTTCAGGATGCAATTGATATGCTTCCAGAGAAATTCCGGCTTGTCATCGTGATGAAGGAGTACACTGATATGGACTATAAGCAGATTGCCCAGGTTTTGCATATTTCCGAAAGCAATGTGAAGGTAAGGGTGTACCGGGCACGGAAAATGCTTGAGTCCATCTTAAACCAGGAGTAG
- a CDS encoding anti-sigma factor family protein, with translation MCVDDELLNTFLDGELAEPWRTQVEEHLSYCSACKQRLEQLRTLHEKIASAALRMEDIKPRQDRVLSYFEKSRFPSNKKMGIFRKKIQVKLVPALITTAAAFVVVFIGAFVLFGTNGQQTQQILPGVSTPIDSVNVRQVSDMQEVTLDSFSLEQIVQHLDSMGYAVKLEVKAVTPLD, from the coding sequence ATGTGTGTCGATGATGAATTGTTGAATACTTTTTTAGATGGTGAACTTGCAGAACCTTGGAGAACCCAGGTTGAAGAGCACTTGAGCTATTGTAGTGCCTGTAAACAACGGTTGGAGCAATTGCGGACTCTGCATGAAAAAATTGCAAGCGCAGCGCTGAGGATGGAGGATATTAAGCCAAGGCAGGACCGTGTTTTATCATATTTTGAAAAAAGCCGGTTCCCTTCCAATAAAAAAATGGGGATTTTCCGCAAAAAGATCCAGGTTAAGCTTGTCCCTGCGTTGATTACTACAGCAGCAGCCTTTGTCGTTGTATTTATAGGTGCGTTCGTATTGTTCGGGACAAATGGACAACAGACGCAGCAGATATTGCCAGGGGTCTCAACTCCTATCGACAGTGTCAATGTCAGACAGGTTTCCGATATGCAGGAGGTAACCCTCGATTCTTTCTCCCTCGAGCAAATAGTGCAACATCTCGATTCGATGGGATATGCAGTGAAACTTGAGGTAAAAGCGGTTACACCGCTTGATTAA
- a CDS encoding valine--tRNA ligase, with product MKAVELPKAYDPKDFEDRVYEVWEKEGMFRPNEGEGEAFTIVMPPPNVTGILHMGHALNNSLQDILTRYYRMTGRPTLWVPGTDHAGIATQNVVERQLAKEGLRRQDLGRDKFLERTWAVKEKHHDIIKSQLEKIGSSCDWEHERFTMDEGLSRAVRESFVTLYERGLIYKGEYLVNYCPKCGTALADDEVEYKELPGKLWDIRYPYSDGSGYITVATTRPETMFGDVAVAVNPDDERYTSLIGTMLDLPLTDRKIPIIADSFVDLSFGTGMVKITPAHDPNDWQCGKRHNLPAINVLNGDGTLNENCPEKYRNLPATDARKLVVEDLRALGVLGKEVEHNHEVGHCYRCSTVIEPYLSNQWFVSMKGMADKALAAWKNDEFTFYPRRWENTYSHWLENIHDWCISRQLWWGHRIPVWYCEDCGEVIVSRDDATECPKCGSKNLRQETDVLDTWFSSWLWPFSTLGWPDKTADLEKFFPTSTLVTGYDIIFFWVARMIMASLEFLGEVPFKDIYITGLVRDKQGRKMSKSLGNGIDPLEVIDQYGADAMKFTLCYMATQGQDILIDMDSFRMGSRFANKIWNAARFLLMNLEGANLLDSKELTLTTMDKWIYNQLNEATLKVKVAMQGYKFNDGAQAIYDFFWNDFCDWYVESAKHNLYSEDQAVKDRCVTILLDLLAESMRLMHPFVSFISEEIYQKLPNVHDSLITSRYPVFTEERSFKDDALMVSRMQEAVTSLRAVRSELGIPIEKKIRVVIKCDKDFVASDFFAEEKCLIASFVNASELLIDNDGKTDVQGAFPVAGTGYESYVFVREAIDLEKEIDRLKSDLQKNTASLEGVLKKLSNEKFLNNAKEEAIAKEQGKKAEFEEKIEKGNKHLALLKSFL from the coding sequence GTGAAGGCTGTCGAATTGCCAAAGGCCTATGATCCAAAAGACTTTGAGGATCGTGTGTACGAGGTCTGGGAAAAAGAAGGAATGTTTCGACCGAACGAGGGTGAAGGCGAGGCCTTTACCATTGTCATGCCCCCTCCGAATGTTACGGGAATCCTGCATATGGGCCATGCCCTGAACAATTCCCTCCAGGATATTCTTACCAGGTATTACCGGATGACCGGCCGACCGACCCTTTGGGTCCCCGGAACCGACCATGCAGGGATTGCTACCCAGAATGTGGTAGAACGCCAGCTTGCCAAGGAAGGGTTGCGTCGTCAGGACTTGGGACGGGACAAGTTTTTGGAACGTACCTGGGCGGTCAAGGAAAAACACCACGATATAATCAAAAGCCAGCTTGAAAAAATCGGAAGCAGCTGTGACTGGGAACATGAGCGATTCACCATGGATGAAGGCCTCAGTAGGGCTGTAAGGGAATCCTTTGTTACGCTGTATGAGCGTGGCCTTATCTATAAAGGCGAATATCTGGTCAATTATTGTCCCAAATGCGGGACTGCCTTGGCCGATGACGAAGTCGAATATAAGGAATTACCTGGAAAACTATGGGATATCCGTTATCCTTACAGTGATGGGTCTGGCTATATAACCGTTGCGACTACCCGACCTGAGACCATGTTCGGGGATGTGGCTGTTGCGGTAAACCCTGATGATGAACGATATACGTCCTTGATCGGGACTATGCTCGATCTTCCCCTTACCGATCGGAAGATTCCCATCATTGCCGATAGTTTTGTCGACCTTTCCTTTGGTACCGGAATGGTAAAGATTACCCCTGCCCATGATCCTAACGACTGGCAATGTGGTAAACGGCACAATCTCCCTGCTATCAATGTGCTCAATGGTGATGGCACCCTCAATGAGAATTGCCCTGAGAAATATCGTAATCTTCCGGCTACCGATGCCCGCAAACTGGTTGTCGAGGATCTTAGGGCACTGGGTGTCTTGGGCAAGGAAGTCGAGCATAACCATGAGGTAGGACATTGCTATCGCTGTTCTACAGTCATTGAACCATACCTTTCCAACCAGTGGTTTGTCTCTATGAAGGGTATGGCTGACAAAGCCCTTGCAGCCTGGAAGAACGATGAATTCACTTTCTATCCCAGACGTTGGGAGAACACCTATTCCCATTGGCTCGAAAACATCCATGACTGGTGTATTAGCCGCCAGCTCTGGTGGGGGCATAGAATCCCGGTCTGGTATTGTGAAGATTGCGGCGAAGTGATTGTTTCCCGTGACGATGCCACCGAATGTCCGAAATGCGGTTCGAAAAACCTCAGGCAGGAAACCGATGTGCTCGATACCTGGTTCAGCTCCTGGCTCTGGCCGTTCAGCACCCTTGGCTGGCCTGACAAAACAGCAGACCTTGAGAAATTCTTCCCTACCAGTACCTTGGTTACCGGTTATGACATCATTTTCTTCTGGGTTGCCCGGATGATCATGGCATCCCTGGAATTCTTGGGTGAGGTGCCTTTCAAAGATATTTACATTACCGGTCTCGTGCGGGACAAGCAGGGTAGGAAAATGTCCAAGAGCCTCGGCAATGGCATTGATCCTTTGGAGGTCATCGACCAGTATGGTGCCGATGCAATGAAGTTTACCCTTTGCTATATGGCAACCCAAGGACAGGATATCCTTATCGATATGGATTCCTTCAGGATGGGTTCCCGTTTTGCAAACAAGATATGGAACGCCGCAAGGTTCCTGCTCATGAATCTTGAGGGGGCAAACCTCCTCGATAGTAAGGAACTTACCCTTACCACCATGGACAAATGGATTTATAACCAGCTCAACGAAGCCACTTTGAAGGTTAAGGTTGCGATGCAGGGGTATAAATTCAATGATGGGGCACAGGCTATCTATGATTTCTTCTGGAACGACTTCTGTGACTGGTATGTTGAGAGTGCAAAGCACAATCTCTATAGCGAGGACCAGGCAGTCAAGGATCGTTGTGTAACCATCCTTCTTGATTTGTTGGCCGAATCAATGCGTCTGATGCATCCTTTTGTTAGCTTTATCTCCGAGGAAATCTATCAGAAACTTCCGAACGTACATGATAGCCTGATCACCAGCCGCTATCCTGTTTTCACAGAAGAGAGGAGTTTCAAGGATGATGCTCTGATGGTATCGCGTATGCAGGAAGCAGTTACCTCACTCAGGGCTGTTCGCAGTGAATTGGGTATTCCGATCGAGAAGAAAATCCGTGTGGTTATCAAATGTGACAAAGATTTTGTTGCGAGTGATTTCTTTGCAGAAGAGAAATGCCTTATTGCTTCCTTTGTCAATGCAAGCGAATTGTTGATTGACAATGACGGTAAGACAGATGTGCAGGGAGCTTTCCCTGTTGCTGGGACAGGCTATGAATCCTATGTCTTTGTTCGAGAGGCCATAGACCTTGAAAAGGAAATAGATCGTCTGAAATCTGACTTGCAGAAAAATACGGCTAGCCTTGAAGGTGTGTTGAAGAAACTCTCCAATGAGAAATTCCTGAACAACGCCAAGGAAGAGGCAATTGCCAAGGAGCAGGGCAAGAAGGCCGAATTTGAAGAGAAGATCGAGAAAGGCAATAAACACCTTGCCTTGCTTAAGTCCTTCCTCTAA